From Cellulomonas chengniuliangii, the proteins below share one genomic window:
- a CDS encoding phage tail sheath family protein, translated as MPTYTAPGVYVEEVPSSQKVLASAPTAVAAFVGFTERAPGDDPNDPQGLAPRLVTSWTQYENLYGGFVDGAVLPLSVYGFFLNGGSMAYIVRVPNADPAGEPARRALPAADRALGLPVAVESVEPDADLTVIVESVDGGADAEGPSAFTISIVQGDETVESYPELTLGGPRDAATVINATSTRVKVSVQLDAAVDLQSQLELLKPGAYALEKAAPVPVPVSGRKFAGSESARTGINGLAVADDVTMVIVPDLITAATRADGTIDLSLWKAVQTALIAHCEQHPNRMAILDAPPGMGPQQIKEWRSEEAMYDSQFATLYYPWIKVENPAATSGDAEVLIPPSGHVAGVWARTDDTRGVWKAPANDTIRGVLDVERSITQNEQALLNPVGINCIRPFGTRGIRIWGARTLTSDTDWSYINVRRLFNMVESTIMEGTQWAVFEPNDVKLWEGINRTLSGYLHGLWQAGALFGSSANEAYYVKCDASINTPESIAAGKLVVEVGLAPVKPAEFVVFRISQNKQSAN; from the coding sequence GTGCCCACCTACACCGCACCTGGCGTGTACGTCGAGGAGGTGCCCTCGTCGCAGAAGGTGCTGGCCTCGGCGCCCACCGCCGTCGCCGCCTTCGTCGGCTTCACCGAGCGCGCCCCGGGTGACGACCCGAACGACCCGCAAGGGCTGGCGCCGCGCCTGGTGACGAGCTGGACGCAGTACGAGAACCTGTACGGCGGATTCGTCGACGGGGCGGTGCTGCCGTTGTCGGTGTACGGCTTCTTCCTCAACGGCGGCTCGATGGCGTACATCGTCCGGGTCCCGAACGCGGACCCCGCGGGCGAGCCGGCCCGCCGCGCGCTGCCCGCCGCGGACCGCGCGCTGGGCCTGCCGGTCGCCGTGGAGAGTGTCGAGCCCGACGCCGACCTCACTGTCATCGTGGAGTCCGTGGACGGCGGAGCCGACGCCGAGGGCCCCTCCGCCTTCACGATCTCGATCGTGCAGGGCGATGAGACCGTCGAGTCCTACCCCGAGCTGACGCTTGGCGGCCCCCGGGACGCCGCGACGGTGATCAACGCGACCTCTACCCGCGTCAAGGTGAGCGTCCAGCTGGACGCGGCTGTCGACCTGCAGAGCCAGCTCGAGCTCCTCAAGCCCGGCGCCTACGCGCTCGAGAAGGCGGCGCCGGTCCCGGTGCCTGTCTCGGGTCGCAAGTTCGCCGGCTCAGAGTCGGCGCGCACCGGCATCAACGGCCTCGCAGTCGCGGACGACGTGACCATGGTCATCGTCCCGGACCTCATCACCGCGGCCACCCGGGCCGACGGCACGATCGACCTGAGCCTGTGGAAGGCCGTGCAGACGGCCCTGATCGCGCACTGCGAGCAGCACCCCAACCGGATGGCCATCCTCGACGCGCCTCCCGGGATGGGCCCCCAGCAGATCAAGGAGTGGCGCTCCGAGGAGGCGATGTACGACTCCCAGTTCGCCACGCTGTACTACCCGTGGATCAAGGTCGAGAACCCGGCGGCGACGAGCGGCGACGCCGAGGTGCTGATCCCGCCGTCGGGCCACGTCGCCGGCGTGTGGGCCCGCACCGACGACACGCGCGGCGTGTGGAAGGCCCCGGCCAACGACACGATCCGCGGCGTTCTCGACGTCGAGCGCTCGATCACGCAGAACGAGCAGGCGCTGCTCAACCCCGTCGGCATCAACTGCATCCGGCCGTTCGGCACACGGGGCATCCGCATCTGGGGAGCGCGGACCCTCACCTCCGACACCGACTGGTCGTACATCAACGTGCGACGCCTGTTCAACATGGTCGAGTCGACCATCATGGAGGGCACCCAGTGGGCGGTCTTCGAGCCGAACGACGTCAAGCTCTGGGAGGGCATCAACCGCACCCTCAGCGGCTACCTGCACGGCCTGTGGCAGGCGGGCGCGCTGTTCGGGTCGAGCGCCAATGAGGCGTACTACGTCAAGTGCGACGCGTCGATCAACACCCCCGAGTCCATCGCCGCGGGCAAGCTCGTGGTCGAGGTGGGGCTGGCGCCGGTCAAGCCGGCCGAGTTCGTCGTCTTCCGGATCAGCCAGAACAAGCAGTCGGCCAACTGA
- a CDS encoding helix-turn-helix transcriptional regulator, with protein MIHGALPPPSLPSFVPTQRAMPSAESRAVRTELLEQVAGTVRRGQSVLLVGAPGVGTTFLARTAVTQALAADGSRDAFVVQGSPAPGEVSLAPRGALAGVDLARASDQAAREIADALATRGASGEPAPVVRVEDLHLLDQATAALLGSLARRRAIVLVSTARPSTARLSPWRELWKDGCVERVDVQPFDRTELADFLGQELGGPVSADLAMRAWQLTRGAVYLVHELVAHEVASGRMTRSAGAWQWIGSARPGPRLLDITHGSMDRLDRTTRRLLEVAALAGTVGLDALDELGLGEPVAGLLLDGILELVPESETAGGSRMVPTVRWTAPLAAAAVRELIPWAQRQSHFTALGRTSHDPEQAGEGLIQWVTWSLECGSPVSVDRLRTAAEVSEYRGDHESTVRLTSAGLDLAAPHTDPLTRVRLLRSRSSGYAFQGVADLARLDLEAALLELARASVDDAEWAEYRVDLARRIANLELVSADSVDAAVAAIDAADADLAGREQAPAVVAERKALAAERLVMLGYGGRFPEHLGAATDMLLDGPSGDVDRYPLVTPVMLGLGQAGEFEVARSIDARYSRIVDAAAREYPWARAELLGWRLLQSVWAGDLASARVLLAQVQAAASGLQRMDRCLDHLAEGMVAAADGRWSVARSELRVANSRAPLRDDGSLTGLTLAYEALACAAVGDAAAARDLIDRLRRTPMRRARSMQGEIRLVLLDTAAWSHADDLEQLAMTTASWAAGRGMRRIEAEALHRAIRARSQRGALAGAGGAADAALTDRALVRLRELTTAIGSIRARAVLDHAEALASGDDALAQARGAALGTVGLWLPTMSQRVDLTRREREIAALAAAGLTSKVIAERLFLSVRTVDSHLARVFAKLGLHSRAELAQHLH; from the coding sequence ATGATCCACGGCGCCCTGCCGCCGCCCTCCCTCCCGTCCTTCGTCCCGACCCAGCGCGCGATGCCCTCGGCCGAGTCGAGAGCGGTGCGGACGGAGCTGCTCGAGCAGGTTGCCGGCACGGTGCGGCGGGGGCAGAGCGTGCTCCTGGTCGGGGCCCCGGGCGTGGGCACGACGTTCCTCGCGCGGACCGCCGTCACGCAGGCGCTGGCGGCCGACGGCTCCCGGGACGCGTTCGTGGTGCAGGGCTCGCCCGCGCCCGGCGAGGTGTCGCTGGCCCCCCGCGGGGCGCTGGCCGGGGTCGACCTGGCACGAGCGTCGGACCAGGCGGCCCGTGAGATTGCCGACGCGCTCGCCACCCGTGGGGCGTCCGGCGAGCCCGCTCCCGTGGTGCGGGTGGAGGACCTGCACCTCCTCGACCAGGCGACGGCCGCGCTGCTCGGGTCACTGGCACGCCGACGGGCGATCGTGCTGGTCAGCACGGCGCGGCCCTCCACCGCCAGGCTCTCGCCCTGGCGGGAGCTCTGGAAGGACGGCTGTGTCGAGCGCGTGGACGTGCAGCCGTTCGACCGCACCGAGCTGGCCGACTTCCTCGGGCAGGAGCTCGGTGGCCCGGTCTCGGCGGACCTGGCCATGCGGGCATGGCAGCTCACCCGCGGCGCGGTGTACCTGGTGCACGAGCTGGTGGCGCACGAGGTCGCCTCGGGCCGCATGACCCGCTCGGCCGGCGCCTGGCAGTGGATCGGGAGCGCCCGCCCCGGACCACGCCTGCTGGACATCACGCACGGCAGCATGGACCGGCTGGACCGCACCACGCGCCGTCTCCTCGAGGTCGCAGCGCTCGCCGGGACGGTCGGGCTCGACGCCCTCGATGAGCTCGGACTCGGAGAGCCGGTGGCGGGCCTCCTGCTCGACGGGATCCTGGAGCTCGTGCCGGAGTCGGAGACCGCGGGAGGCTCCCGCATGGTCCCGACGGTGCGCTGGACGGCGCCGCTGGCCGCCGCGGCGGTGCGCGAGCTGATCCCGTGGGCACAGCGCCAATCCCACTTCACGGCGCTCGGGCGCACGTCCCACGACCCGGAGCAGGCGGGGGAGGGGCTCATCCAGTGGGTCACCTGGTCGCTCGAGTGCGGGAGCCCGGTGTCGGTGGACCGTCTCCGGACCGCCGCCGAGGTCTCCGAGTACCGCGGCGACCACGAGTCGACCGTCCGGCTGACCTCCGCCGGGCTCGATCTCGCCGCCCCCCACACGGATCCGCTGACCCGTGTCCGCCTGCTGCGCTCCCGGTCGAGCGGCTACGCGTTCCAGGGGGTGGCCGACCTCGCCCGCCTCGACCTCGAGGCCGCGCTGCTGGAGCTGGCGCGCGCGAGCGTGGACGACGCCGAGTGGGCGGAGTACCGGGTCGACCTGGCGCGCCGCATCGCGAACCTCGAGCTGGTCAGCGCCGACTCGGTGGACGCGGCGGTGGCGGCCATCGACGCCGCCGACGCGGACCTGGCGGGCCGGGAGCAGGCGCCGGCGGTGGTGGCCGAGCGCAAGGCCCTGGCCGCCGAGCGGCTGGTGATGCTCGGCTATGGCGGGCGGTTCCCGGAGCACCTCGGAGCAGCGACCGACATGCTGCTCGACGGCCCGAGCGGCGACGTCGACAGGTACCCCCTCGTCACCCCGGTGATGCTCGGCCTGGGCCAGGCCGGGGAGTTCGAGGTCGCCCGCTCGATCGACGCCCGGTACTCGAGGATCGTGGACGCCGCCGCCCGCGAGTACCCCTGGGCACGGGCCGAGCTGCTCGGCTGGCGGCTGCTGCAGAGCGTGTGGGCAGGGGACCTGGCGAGCGCGCGGGTGCTGCTGGCCCAGGTCCAGGCGGCCGCGTCGGGCCTCCAGCGCATGGACCGCTGCCTGGACCACCTGGCGGAGGGGATGGTCGCGGCGGCCGACGGGCGCTGGTCCGTCGCCCGGAGCGAGCTGCGCGTGGCGAACTCTCGCGCGCCGCTGCGCGACGACGGCAGCCTGACTGGGCTCACGCTGGCCTACGAGGCGCTGGCCTGCGCGGCGGTCGGCGACGCGGCCGCAGCCCGTGACCTCATCGACCGGCTGCGCCGCACACCGATGCGCCGCGCGCGCTCGATGCAGGGGGAGATCCGGCTGGTCCTGCTCGACACCGCCGCGTGGTCGCACGCCGACGACCTGGAGCAGCTCGCCATGACCACGGCCTCCTGGGCCGCGGGGCGGGGGATGCGGCGGATCGAGGCCGAGGCGTTGCATCGGGCGATCCGCGCCCGCAGCCAGCGGGGGGCGCTCGCCGGCGCGGGCGGGGCGGCGGACGCCGCGCTCACCGATCGCGCGCTCGTCCGGCTGCGCGAGCTGACCACCGCCATCGGGAGCATTCGCGCGCGGGCCGTCCTCGACCACGCTGAGGCGTTGGCCTCGGGAGACGACGCCCTGGCGCAGGCCCGTGGCGCCGCGCTCGGCACGGTGGGCCTGTGGCTCCCGACCATGAGCCAGCG
- a CDS encoding phage tail protein, producing MVDGLFTNDPIVAQNFFLEIDGEVISTLISVSGLDIEVSVSRSKQSGSGGVLQEVKGLGSATQTSDLQLSRVAPLDSTSDKLWNWFNEIRGTGLVATDRAGQRKNGSIVLYDTARNEVARFNFFNSWPSKISTDQLSVESTDVVKESITLVIERLERVK from the coding sequence GTGGTCGACGGACTGTTCACCAATGACCCCATCGTGGCGCAGAACTTCTTCCTGGAGATCGACGGCGAGGTCATCTCAACCCTCATCAGCGTCTCCGGGCTGGACATCGAGGTGAGCGTGAGCCGCTCCAAGCAGTCCGGCTCGGGCGGCGTGCTGCAGGAGGTCAAGGGCCTCGGCAGCGCCACCCAGACCTCCGACCTGCAGCTGTCGCGCGTCGCGCCGCTCGACTCGACGTCGGACAAGCTGTGGAACTGGTTCAACGAGATCCGCGGCACCGGGCTGGTCGCCACGGACCGCGCCGGGCAGCGCAAGAACGGCTCGATCGTGCTGTACGACACGGCGCGCAACGAGGTCGCCCGCTTCAACTTCTTCAACTCGTGGCCGAGCAAGATCTCCACCGACCAGCTGAGCGTCGAGAGCACCGACGTCGTCAAGGAGAGCATCACGCTCGTCATCGAACGGCTCGAGCGCGTCAAGTGA